The proteins below are encoded in one region of Streptomyces sp. NBC_00490:
- a CDS encoding ATP-binding protein, translating into MNEQSQLAFQRDQFYRRDRRSVGAARRFARWSLVHWGISAWERADDVSLCVSELATNALVHGAPPGRGFLLRVRYDGAVLRVEVHDSGGGEPCVADEADEGGRGLLLVAALADKWGVGQRDPGKVVWCEFVHPAGVCEPA; encoded by the coding sequence GTGAATGAGCAAAGCCAACTCGCCTTCCAGCGCGACCAGTTCTATCGACGTGATCGCCGTTCCGTGGGCGCCGCCAGGCGGTTCGCGCGGTGGTCCCTCGTCCACTGGGGGATCTCGGCGTGGGAGCGGGCCGATGATGTGTCGCTGTGTGTGAGCGAGTTGGCGACCAACGCGCTCGTGCACGGGGCGCCGCCGGGGCGGGGGTTCCTGCTGCGGGTGCGGTACGACGGGGCCGTACTGCGGGTGGAGGTGCATGACAGCGGGGGCGGCGAGCCGTGTGTCGCGGACGAGGCCGACGAGGGCGGGCGCGGGCTGCTGCTCGTCGCCGCGCTCGCCGACAAGTGGGGGGTGGGACAGCGGGACCCCGGCAAGGTGGTGTGGTGCGAGTTCGTCCACCCTGCCGGGGTCTGCGAGCCTGCCTGA
- a CDS encoding helix-turn-helix domain-containing protein → MSAKKPPRPKNLTSMKMLGKQLAAARRAAGHTQSALAALVKVDEETIASIEQGRRSLKPDLAALLDEILQTKGMLSVGVANLPEIDQFPMWAELYMEHEREAIALSLYANQVLPGLLQTRAYAETVLRERVPAYGEDEIQTKTAARVERQEILQRTTPPTLSFVVWEPVLHLGIGGPEVQAEQLRHLRACAELPCMSVQFLPMAGPSHAGLDGPFVLLETPDHQHLAYIEGQRGSQWVSDADEVSRLSLKYAMLRAQALSPLESKGLLDRLLGEQ, encoded by the coding sequence ATGAGCGCGAAGAAGCCACCGCGGCCGAAGAACCTGACCTCGATGAAGATGCTGGGCAAGCAACTGGCCGCGGCCCGCCGCGCCGCGGGCCACACCCAGAGTGCCCTGGCCGCGCTGGTCAAGGTCGACGAGGAGACGATCGCCTCGATCGAGCAGGGCAGAAGGTCCCTGAAGCCGGACCTGGCCGCCCTGTTGGACGAGATCCTCCAGACCAAGGGGATGCTGTCGGTCGGGGTGGCGAACCTGCCGGAGATCGACCAGTTCCCGATGTGGGCGGAGCTGTACATGGAGCATGAGCGGGAGGCGATCGCGCTGTCCCTCTATGCCAACCAGGTGCTGCCGGGCCTGCTTCAGACGCGGGCGTACGCGGAGACCGTGCTCCGGGAGCGCGTTCCGGCATACGGCGAGGACGAGATCCAGACGAAGACAGCGGCACGCGTCGAGCGGCAGGAGATCCTTCAGCGCACGACCCCACCGACCCTCAGCTTCGTGGTCTGGGAGCCGGTGCTGCACCTGGGCATCGGAGGGCCAGAGGTACAAGCGGAACAACTCCGCCACCTGCGGGCGTGTGCAGAACTGCCATGCATGTCCGTCCAGTTCCTGCCGATGGCCGGCCCCTCGCACGCTGGGCTGGACGGCCCCTTCGTCCTCCTGGAAACCCCGGACCACCAGCACCTCGCCTACATCGAGGGGCAGCGCGGCAGCCAGTGGGTTTCCGACGCGGATGAGGTGTCCAGGCTCTCTCTCAAATATGCGATGCTGCGAGCACAGGCCCTGTCGCCACTGGAATCGAAGGGCCTGCTCGACCGTCTGCTAGGAGAGCAATGA